From a region of the Deinococcus metallilatus genome:
- a CDS encoding L-rhamnose mutarotase, translating to MSGVKRVGQVIRLRPEYREAYLALHAEPWPGVLATLQAANIRNYSIFEYGELLFAYFEYTGEDWAADTARIAADPVTQAWWARTDPCQERLPGTPDGEQWLTLPQVFCMPGDAP from the coding sequence GTGAGCGGCGTGAAACGGGTCGGGCAGGTGATCCGCCTGCGCCCCGAATACCGGGAAGCGTACCTCGCGCTGCATGCCGAGCCGTGGCCGGGTGTCCTCGCCACGCTTCAGGCCGCGAACATCCGCAACTACTCCATCTTCGAGTACGGGGAGCTACTGTTCGCGTACTTCGAGTACACCGGGGAAGACTGGGCGGCGGACACCGCCCGCATCGCCGCCGACCCGGTCACGCAGGCATGGTGGGCACGGACGGATCCCTGCCAGGAGCGCCTGCCCGGCACGCCGGATGGCGAGCAGTGGCTGACCCTGCCGCAGGTGTTCTGCATGCCGGGGGACGCGCCGTGA
- a CDS encoding aldo/keto reductase, producing MANPPLSSHASARGKAPVATRALLNGRGHVCALGLGTANLGGLYEPCEPDTALDLVDEALALGVTHLDTAPWYGFGQSETYLRSALAPHARETYTLSTKVGRLLRADAPVHPSQIGEDGQKVFCTSSPLNVVYDYSYDGVQRSVEESLARLGLDRLDIAFIHDPDVTGVRTRDLLGGAARALEDLRDQGVIRAYGAGMNQAAQLTEIVRESGCDVILLAGRYTLLEQGALDDLLPACLERRVSVVVGGVYNSGLLADPEHGHYDYAAVPEALRDRARRMQAVCARHGVSLKAAALQFPAAHPAVVSTLVGVGTTAHLRENVALWQQPVPQDCWAELREAGLLRPDAPVPDAPPEREMP from the coding sequence ATGGCAAATCCCCCGCTTTCCTCCCACGCCTCCGCCCGCGGGAAGGCCCCGGTTGCGACCCGTGCGCTCCTGAATGGGCGGGGCCACGTCTGCGCGCTGGGCCTCGGCACAGCCAACCTGGGCGGACTGTACGAGCCGTGCGAGCCGGACACCGCGCTTGACCTCGTGGATGAGGCGCTGGCGCTCGGCGTGACCCACCTCGACACCGCGCCCTGGTACGGCTTCGGGCAATCGGAGACGTACCTGCGGTCAGCCCTCGCCCCACACGCCCGCGAAACCTATACCCTCTCCACCAAAGTGGGCCGCCTGCTGCGCGCGGACGCCCCTGTCCACCCCTCGCAGATTGGAGAGGACGGGCAGAAGGTTTTTTGCACGTCCAGCCCCCTGAACGTCGTATACGACTATTCCTACGATGGAGTGCAGCGCAGTGTCGAGGAGAGCCTGGCGCGTCTGGGCCTGGATCGGCTGGACATCGCATTTATCCATGACCCGGACGTCACCGGTGTCCGTACCCGCGACTTGCTGGGTGGGGCGGCGCGCGCTCTGGAGGACCTGCGCGACCAGGGCGTCATCCGGGCCTACGGGGCGGGTATGAACCAGGCCGCCCAGCTCACGGAGATCGTGCGCGAGAGCGGCTGTGACGTGATCCTTCTCGCGGGCCGCTACACCCTGCTTGAACAGGGGGCGCTGGACGACCTGCTGCCCGCGTGTCTGGAACGGCGGGTAAGCGTGGTGGTGGGGGGCGTGTACAACAGCGGCCTGCTGGCCGACCCGGAGCACGGCCACTACGACTACGCGGCGGTACCGGAAGCCCTGCGGGACCGTGCCCGGCGGATGCAGGCCGTCTGCGCCCGCCACGGCGTCTCCCTCAAGGCCGCCGCCCTGCAATTCCCGGCGGCACACCCAGCCGTGGTGAGTACGCTCGTGGGGGTGGGCACCACGGCGCATCTGCGGGAGAACGTGGCCCTGTGGCAGCAGCCTGTGCCGCAAGACTGCTGGGCGGAACTCCGCGAAGCCGGGCTGCTGCGACCCGACGCACCCGTGCCGGATGCGCCCCCTGAACGGGAGATGCCGTGA
- a CDS encoding FadR/GntR family transcriptional regulator — protein MPIQAVESRRLYTQIAEQITRLVQEGEFRAGQQLPSERDLSQLFGVSRPTIREALIALEVSGLVEVRVGVGVFIREGAAPALPATAPSPIEVQQARLLIEPEVAALAARTIQPEQLGLLGENLRLLGQELEARRWSYALDREFHLVIAEAAGNQVVYGILVGLWDQRGHTVSSKFDEHIAASAKARARVLRDHQAIYGALAAGDAKAARRVVQAHLSQSVRQMTDNWLSADGG, from the coding sequence ATGCCCATTCAGGCCGTCGAGAGCCGACGCCTCTACACGCAGATCGCCGAGCAGATCACCCGCCTCGTTCAGGAGGGGGAGTTCCGCGCGGGGCAACAGCTCCCGTCGGAGCGCGACCTGAGCCAGCTTTTCGGGGTGAGCCGCCCGACGATCCGCGAGGCGCTGATCGCCCTGGAGGTGTCCGGGCTGGTGGAGGTCCGGGTGGGGGTGGGCGTCTTCATCCGGGAGGGGGCGGCTCCGGCGCTCCCCGCCACCGCCCCCTCCCCCATCGAGGTCCAGCAAGCCCGCCTGCTGATCGAGCCGGAGGTCGCGGCCCTGGCTGCCCGCACCATTCAGCCCGAGCAACTGGGCCTTCTCGGGGAGAACCTACGGCTCCTTGGGCAGGAGTTGGAGGCACGGCGCTGGAGCTACGCGCTGGACCGCGAGTTTCACCTCGTGATCGCGGAGGCGGCGGGCAACCAGGTCGTGTACGGCATCCTGGTCGGCCTGTGGGACCAACGGGGACATACGGTGTCCAGCAAGTTCGATGAGCATATCGCCGCCAGCGCGAAGGCGCGTGCCCGGGTGCTGCGCGATCACCAGGCAATCTACGGCGCTCTGGCCGCAGGGGACGCGAAGGCGGCCAGGCGCGTGGTCCAGGCCCACCTGTCGCAGAGCGTGCGGCAGATGACCGACAACTGGCTCTCCGCAGACGGAGGCTGA
- a CDS encoding ROK family protein, translated as MRLTARQKFVEAFTLHQPISRVQMAEITGLSKGAVSVISRELIEQGAVKEYATLGPANGQFGRPSVLLELAPESAFFVGVCIIQGAPLLLVLTDLLGNVIREQRLPLPGTPEQVAQVIRDQLPALRGDLPPGKVRGIGLALSGAVDHLTGICLHSANLGWQDVPIAALVEEATGLPTWLENDAHAIAISERFFGRSRSTENFSVVTVGYSIGCAHFVGGELYRGYHGGAGEIAHLTVQPGGERCRCGKRGCLDTLAAHSALERHAREAGLGPLTVRELDDLAEQGDRQALALLTTAGEALGLALAHIVQINRPEQLLILDEVSGERSVYQQAMRAALEDNILPRFRRDLNLVLHQEAPNFRARGAASVASRAHLLGLTGTPTSLDAPDSGVLR; from the coding sequence ATGCGCCTTACCGCCCGCCAGAAGTTTGTCGAAGCGTTCACGCTGCATCAGCCGATCAGCCGCGTTCAGATGGCCGAGATCACCGGCCTGAGCAAGGGGGCCGTCTCGGTGATCAGCCGGGAGCTGATCGAACAGGGTGCGGTCAAGGAATACGCGACGCTGGGACCCGCGAATGGGCAGTTCGGCCGCCCCAGCGTCCTCCTCGAACTCGCTCCGGAAAGTGCGTTCTTCGTCGGCGTGTGCATCATCCAGGGTGCCCCGCTGCTGCTGGTGCTCACGGACCTGCTCGGCAACGTGATTCGCGAGCAGCGGCTCCCCCTGCCTGGCACCCCGGAGCAGGTCGCCCAGGTCATCCGTGATCAACTTCCGGCCCTCCGCGGGGACCTGCCTCCCGGCAAGGTTCGCGGCATCGGGCTGGCCCTCTCCGGCGCCGTCGATCACCTGACGGGCATCTGCCTGCATTCCGCCAACCTCGGCTGGCAGGACGTGCCGATTGCCGCCCTGGTCGAGGAGGCCACTGGCCTGCCCACCTGGCTGGAAAACGACGCGCACGCCATCGCCATCAGCGAGCGGTTCTTCGGCCGTTCGCGCAGCACCGAGAACTTCAGCGTGGTCACGGTGGGGTACAGCATCGGCTGCGCCCACTTTGTCGGCGGGGAACTCTACCGGGGCTACCACGGCGGTGCCGGGGAGATCGCGCACCTCACCGTCCAGCCCGGCGGTGAGCGGTGCCGCTGCGGCAAACGAGGTTGCCTCGACACCCTCGCCGCCCACTCGGCTCTGGAGCGCCACGCGCGGGAAGCGGGGCTGGGTCCCCTCACCGTGCGGGAACTCGACGACCTCGCCGAACAGGGGGATCGTCAGGCGCTGGCCCTGCTGACCACGGCGGGTGAGGCGCTTGGCCTGGCCCTCGCGCACATCGTGCAGATCAACCGGCCCGAACAACTGCTGATCCTCGACGAGGTCAGCGGCGAGCGCAGCGTGTACCAGCAGGCCATGCGTGCCGCTCTGGAGGACAACATCCTGCCCCGCTTCCGGCGTGACCTGAACCTGGTCCTCCACCAGGAAGCCCCCAACTTCCGTGCCCGGGGCGCGGCCAGCGTCGCCTCCCGCGCCCACCTGCTGGGCCTGACCGGGACTCCCACCAGTCTCGATGCGCCGGATTCCGGGGTACTCCGCTAG
- a CDS encoding ABC transporter substrate-binding protein, whose product MPRMKTMLALAVLLAAGQSLAQTTLRITGFKYGPIEGEMMRQINENFMKKYPDIKVQYEPINGYDAYKDIIKARLAGGDAPDIFMGLARNDMVLWSRAGYLLDLTSQPWVSRMVPSARQLSTADKKVYQMVAEYSGIGMFVNTDLLKKAGASIPTDAPSFVKTMNSLKQKGITPLLLGGKDAWGYEIMAEFIAANTLYRTTPDYDQRLITGKAKFNSAPWVNALNTLNQYGKAGYYNPKLSLGIDSFDNAYSEFSAGRVAMIPMGSWGVQIVQKNNPNLKFQMIPYPGGPAGSKPIGMDLAGMSMMINAKTKNAAAARTYLNYFSSPENMKFYLTKSGAFSPFKDVAGTLPAEMNPLAAAVKDGRTVSYLPYQWPVADMTTPMRKGLQDLINGTAPAQVLSDWDKAFADQLARFK is encoded by the coding sequence ATGCCGCGAATGAAGACCATGCTCGCCCTTGCCGTCCTGCTCGCCGCCGGTCAGTCGCTGGCGCAGACGACCCTGCGAATTACCGGCTTCAAGTACGGCCCGATTGAGGGCGAGATGATGCGCCAGATCAACGAGAACTTCATGAAGAAGTACCCGGACATCAAGGTGCAGTACGAGCCGATCAATGGGTACGATGCCTACAAGGACATCATCAAGGCTCGCCTGGCCGGTGGGGACGCGCCCGATATCTTCATGGGCCTGGCGCGCAACGACATGGTGCTGTGGTCCCGCGCGGGTTATCTGCTGGACCTCACCAGCCAGCCCTGGGTGTCCCGCATGGTGCCCTCCGCCCGCCAGCTCTCCACTGCGGACAAGAAGGTCTACCAGATGGTCGCCGAGTACAGCGGCATCGGCATGTTCGTCAACACGGACCTGCTGAAAAAAGCCGGGGCCAGCATTCCCACCGATGCGCCCAGCTTCGTCAAGACCATGAACAGCCTCAAGCAGAAGGGCATCACCCCGCTGCTGCTGGGCGGCAAGGACGCCTGGGGCTACGAGATCATGGCCGAGTTCATCGCGGCCAACACCCTCTACCGCACCACGCCCGACTACGACCAGCGCTTGATCACCGGCAAGGCCAAGTTCAACAGCGCCCCCTGGGTGAACGCCCTGAACACCCTCAACCAGTACGGCAAGGCGGGCTACTACAACCCGAAACTCTCCCTGGGCATCGACAGCTTCGACAACGCCTACAGCGAATTCTCGGCGGGCCGCGTCGCCATGATCCCGATGGGCTCCTGGGGCGTGCAGATCGTGCAGAAGAACAACCCCAACCTGAAGTTCCAGATGATTCCCTACCCCGGCGGCCCCGCGGGCAGCAAGCCCATCGGCATGGACCTGGCGGGCATGAGCATGATGATCAACGCCAAGACGAAGAACGCCGCTGCGGCACGCACGTACCTGAACTACTTCAGCTCCCCCGAGAACATGAAGTTCTACCTGACCAAGTCCGGTGCCTTCTCTCCCTTCAAGGACGTGGCCGGAACGCTACCCGCCGAGATGAATCCGCTGGCTGCCGCTGTCAAAGACGGGCGTACGGTCAGCTACCTGCCCTACCAGTGGCCCGTCGCGGACATGACCACGCCCATGCGCAAGGGCTTGCAGGATTTGATCAATGGGACGGCTCCCGCTCAGGTGCTCTCCGACTGGGACAAGGCCTTCGCGGACCAACTCGCCCGCTTCAAGTGA